The following coding sequences lie in one Acidobacteriota bacterium genomic window:
- a CDS encoding HD domain-containing protein encodes MSADVSPSLPSFPPPPRPWSTTTKLAEAFRVAADKFAGKTKKGGLIPYISHLMGVCAIALEHGAGEDEAVSALLHDMIEDVRPAEEARAAVATFGPEVLRIVEGCSDSSAHPKPPWRERKERYIAHLETADRPVLLVSAADKLHNARAIAADLRDQGPSVWDRFNAGREDELWYYRSLLDVFRRRLTGVPALIAELELAIRQMERSERRG; translated from the coding sequence ATGTCCGCTGATGTCAGCCCCTCGCTTCCCAGCTTCCCGCCGCCGCCCCGGCCCTGGTCAACGACGACAAAGCTGGCCGAGGCCTTCCGGGTCGCGGCCGACAAGTTCGCCGGCAAGACCAAGAAGGGCGGGCTCATCCCCTACATCTCGCACCTAATGGGCGTCTGCGCCATCGCCCTCGAGCACGGCGCCGGCGAGGACGAGGCCGTCTCGGCGCTCCTCCATGACATGATCGAGGACGTCCGGCCGGCCGAGGAGGCGCGGGCGGCCGTGGCCACGTTCGGCCCGGAGGTCCTGCGGATCGTCGAGGGCTGCAGCGACTCGAGCGCCCACCCGAAGCCGCCCTGGCGCGAGCGCAAGGAGCGCTACATCGCCCATCTCGAGACGGCCGACCGCCCGGTGCTCCTCGTCTCCGCCGCGGACAAGCTCCACAACGCCCGGGCCATCGCCGCCGACCTGCGCGACCAAGGGCCGTCCGTCTGGGACCGCTTCAACGCCGGCCGCGAGGACGAGCTCTGGTATTACCGCTCGCTCCTGGATGTCTTCCGGCGGCGTCTGACGGGCGTCCCGGCGCTCATCGCGGAACTCGAGCTGGCCATACGGCAGATGGAACGCTCGGAGCGGCGCGGATAA
- a CDS encoding M28 family peptidase, with translation MTRSRFFARLAAAALLAAAAVPAAALLAQESPFVPEKLARTLRNEISGDRAYNYVRRLTPYHRIMGSDAFVQAAEMLAGLAREYGFENVRVVRQKFDGGISWDPRSGRLWLLGPDEEKLCDFPEVPVSLAVFSRSARAEAELVDAGRAASPEDFAGIDVAGKIVLTTAPPALAVRTAVWERGALGVVSCASVHPEARFDTPDQIAYIKVPAICPPGQAAPWGFMISARRYGTLQDLLRKAKARGTPVRVRAEIEADVREPGQQAYLMAEIPGSEIHDQDIVLVAHLDEESTSANDNGSGCASILEIGRAINALIREGRIARPRRDIVFWWPNEHTSEYQLLREQPEARRSWLASINQDMVGARQGMGSRIQHIIRTPYSMPSYLSDVIQSVAEYVILGNTSFLAAEEAGTPQPFGKPILAAYGSRERYGAMVIPHSGASDQEVFCEGVVGVPGVALINNPDPYIHSSYDDLPNIDPTQLGRNAFLVAAAALFLADAGDKDVPMLAGEVFGRGLERLGADLRTALARVRDDKAGAPERSFREARNLLERAGERESAAVKSAIVFASPGGAGADYAGELALRIGERAKDLVRELEAAFPAVAGRARKSGPAGAGGLSPVEKELAALVPVNAASLDEYFGKRGWNVAFPGLHPIMAKECYCFVDGKRTGLDIFRAVQAEALSVGAYYYGTVTPEAVLGLLDEAVKKGALKLR, from the coding sequence ATGACGAGATCGCGCTTCTTCGCCAGGCTCGCGGCCGCGGCCCTGCTCGCCGCCGCAGCCGTTCCCGCCGCAGCTCTCCTGGCCCAGGAAAGCCCCTTTGTGCCGGAAAAGCTGGCCCGGACGCTCCGCAACGAGATCTCCGGCGACCGGGCCTACAATTACGTCCGCCGCCTGACGCCCTATCATCGCATCATGGGGTCCGACGCCTTCGTCCAGGCCGCGGAGATGCTGGCCGGGCTGGCCCGCGAGTACGGGTTCGAGAACGTCCGGGTCGTCCGGCAGAAGTTCGACGGGGGCATAAGCTGGGATCCCCGCTCCGGGAGGCTGTGGCTTCTCGGCCCCGACGAGGAGAAGCTCTGCGATTTCCCCGAAGTGCCGGTCTCGCTGGCGGTCTTCAGCCGGTCCGCGCGCGCGGAGGCCGAGCTCGTCGATGCCGGCCGCGCCGCCTCGCCGGAGGATTTTGCCGGGATCGACGTCGCCGGGAAGATCGTCCTGACCACGGCCCCGCCGGCCCTGGCCGTGCGGACCGCCGTCTGGGAACGGGGCGCGCTCGGCGTCGTGTCCTGCGCCAGCGTTCATCCCGAGGCCCGCTTCGACACGCCCGACCAGATCGCCTACATCAAGGTCCCCGCGATCTGTCCTCCGGGCCAGGCCGCCCCGTGGGGCTTCATGATCTCGGCGCGCCGTTATGGGACCCTCCAGGACCTCCTCCGGAAGGCCAAGGCGCGGGGGACGCCGGTCAGGGTCCGGGCCGAGATCGAGGCGGACGTCCGCGAGCCGGGCCAGCAGGCCTATCTCATGGCCGAGATCCCGGGCTCGGAGATCCATGACCAGGACATCGTCCTCGTCGCCCACCTGGACGAGGAAAGCACCTCGGCCAACGACAACGGCAGCGGCTGCGCCTCCATCCTGGAGATCGGCCGGGCCATCAACGCCCTCATCAGGGAGGGGCGGATCGCCAGGCCCAGGCGCGACATCGTCTTCTGGTGGCCGAACGAGCACACCTCGGAATACCAGCTGCTGCGGGAGCAGCCGGAGGCGCGCCGGTCATGGCTGGCGTCCATCAACCAGGACATGGTCGGGGCCCGGCAGGGGATGGGCTCGCGGATCCAGCACATCATCCGGACGCCGTATTCTATGCCGAGCTATCTCAGCGATGTCATCCAGTCCGTGGCCGAATACGTCATCCTGGGCAACACCTCGTTCCTGGCCGCCGAAGAGGCCGGGACGCCACAGCCGTTCGGCAAGCCGATCCTCGCGGCTTACGGGTCGCGCGAGCGCTACGGGGCGATGGTCATCCCGCACAGCGGGGCCTCCGACCAGGAGGTCTTCTGCGAGGGCGTCGTCGGCGTGCCGGGCGTCGCCCTGATCAATAATCCGGATCCCTACATCCACTCGAGCTACGACGACCTGCCGAACATCGACCCGACCCAGCTCGGGCGGAACGCCTTCCTGGTCGCGGCGGCCGCGCTGTTCCTGGCCGACGCCGGGGACAAGGACGTGCCTATGCTGGCCGGGGAGGTTTTCGGCCGTGGCCTGGAAAGGCTGGGCGCGGATCTGAGGACCGCCCTGGCCCGCGTCCGGGACGACAAGGCGGGCGCGCCGGAGCGGTCGTTCCGGGAAGCGCGGAACCTGCTCGAGCGGGCCGGGGAGAGGGAAAGCGCCGCGGTGAAGTCGGCGATCGTTTTCGCGTCGCCGGGAGGCGCAGGCGCGGACTACGCGGGCGAGCTGGCCCTCCGGATCGGCGAGAGAGCCAAGGACCTCGTCCGCGAGCTGGAAGCCGCGTTCCCCGCGGTCGCCGGGCGCGCCAGGAAGTCGGGCCCCGCGGGCGCCGGCGGGCTCAGCCCGGTCGAGAAGGAACTGGCCGCGCTCGTGCCGGTGAACGCCGCCAGCCTGGACGAATACTTCGGGAAGCGGGGCTGGAACGTCGCTTTCCCGGGCCTCCACCCGATCATGGCCAAGGAATGCTACTGCTTCGTCGACGGGAAGCGGACCGGCCTGGACATCTTCCGGGCCGTCCAGGCCGAGGCCCTGTCGGTCGGAGCATACTATTACGGAACGGTCACCCCGGAAGCGGTCCTGGGGCTCCTCGACGAAGCGGTCAAGAAAGGCGCCCTGAAGCTCCGCTGA
- a CDS encoding protein kinase, protein MDCPRCGAPNPGNSRFCAACAFPLAATGAPDASAAPADASTAPPSVTTTVDPFARAPAAAAVVAGKYRILGEIGRGGMGVVYEAEDLRLKRPVALKFLPAGLTDNPEARERFVHEARAASILDNPHICTIHEIGESEDGRMFIAMALCRGESLRTIIRRGALLPAEALSLAAQVAEGLAAAHAAGIIHRDIKPANILVTWEGTARIADFGLAKIAGQARLTRDGRAVGTVAYMSPEQLQGADVDARSDVWSLGIVLYEMLTGSLPFRGENEHSLAYAIVNGGAPAFDALPAGTPPGCAEILERALARDPAGRYASAVEMAGALEAVNEKTGYSGHVHAVAGERPSVSGASPRPRALPPLARLSIALSAVLVVLVGAVFLGLPRKVAVLLGFVSARPEASRRITVFAPAVLGEAASDRVLAAGLAEYLRVRLDAIARASRSWVTPVDHLYTYDVLEASDAFRVLGSNVVVAGTLRRVGDTLTLTLDALDPVRASRLASVQKTDHIANIATWRDDLVRETAALVGLAMPASASLPAVTTVPGAFEAYLRGLGHLALSYAEAQDPASPACAEALASAIAALEEAVRLDPSFTEASIDLAEACRMKAVPDKDPAPAARAESLIRAVLATNGGLARAHLVLGAILRRLGRDAEARPEIERAVALDPLCYDAQIRLAYVYEDANEPAKAEAAYRAAIKARPGYWAGRSFLAIFHFYRGDYVRAREELEAASRDCPGNIVVLNDLGAVHFKLDAYDRAIAVFERSNAIKRNPDACGNLATLYYYSGRFADSVNMNEASLGFGPSVFAYVLWGNLGDAYSFTTGNGDKADAAYGKAIDLAEQALAADPGNARARATLAVDLAKARQAARSRREIEAVLKARPGDTAIMQRAVFAFDLVGDRPRALAILREYVKLKGPMEEIGRDPLLAALRRDPGYVAITSK, encoded by the coding sequence TTGGACTGCCCGCGGTGCGGGGCCCCGAACCCCGGCAACTCCCGCTTTTGCGCGGCCTGCGCCTTTCCGCTCGCCGCAACCGGCGCGCCTGACGCGTCCGCCGCGCCAGCCGACGCTTCCACCGCCCCGCCCTCCGTCACCACGACTGTCGACCCCTTCGCCCGCGCCCCGGCCGCGGCTGCCGTCGTCGCCGGCAAGTACCGCATCCTCGGCGAGATCGGCCGCGGCGGCATGGGCGTCGTCTACGAGGCCGAGGACCTGCGCCTGAAGCGGCCGGTCGCCCTCAAGTTCCTGCCGGCCGGGCTGACCGACAACCCCGAGGCCCGCGAACGCTTCGTCCACGAGGCCCGGGCCGCCTCGATCCTCGACAACCCCCACATCTGCACCATCCACGAGATAGGCGAGAGCGAGGACGGCCGCATGTTCATCGCCATGGCCCTTTGCCGCGGCGAGAGCCTGCGGACGATCATCCGCCGCGGCGCGCTCCTCCCGGCCGAGGCCCTGTCGCTCGCCGCGCAGGTGGCCGAAGGCCTGGCCGCCGCCCACGCCGCCGGCATCATACACCGCGACATCAAGCCGGCCAACATCCTGGTCACCTGGGAGGGCACGGCCCGCATCGCTGACTTCGGCCTGGCCAAGATCGCCGGCCAGGCCCGCCTGACCCGCGACGGCCGGGCCGTCGGCACGGTCGCCTACATGTCGCCCGAGCAGCTCCAGGGCGCCGACGTGGACGCCCGCTCCGACGTCTGGTCGCTCGGCATCGTCCTCTACGAGATGCTGACCGGCTCGCTCCCGTTCCGGGGGGAGAACGAGCATTCCCTGGCCTACGCCATCGTCAACGGCGGGGCGCCGGCGTTCGACGCCCTCCCGGCCGGCACGCCGCCCGGCTGCGCCGAGATCCTCGAACGGGCCCTGGCCCGGGACCCGGCCGGCCGCTATGCCTCGGCCGTCGAGATGGCCGGAGCCCTCGAGGCCGTCAACGAGAAGACCGGCTATTCCGGGCACGTCCACGCCGTGGCGGGGGAGAGGCCGTCTGTCTCGGGTGCCAGTCCCCGGCCCCGGGCCCTTCCGCCGCTGGCCCGGCTGTCCATCGCGCTTTCCGCCGTCCTTGTCGTTCTCGTCGGGGCCGTCTTTCTCGGCCTCCCGCGCAAGGTCGCCGTCCTCCTCGGCTTCGTCTCTGCGCGTCCCGAAGCCTCGCGCCGCATCACCGTCTTTGCCCCGGCCGTCCTGGGCGAGGCCGCGTCCGACCGCGTCCTGGCCGCCGGCCTCGCGGAATACCTCCGCGTCAGGCTCGACGCGATCGCCCGCGCCTCCCGCTCCTGGGTCACGCCGGTCGACCATCTCTACACCTACGACGTGCTCGAGGCGTCCGACGCCTTCCGCGTCCTCGGCTCCAACGTCGTCGTCGCCGGGACGCTCAGGCGCGTCGGCGACACCCTGACCCTGACCCTCGACGCGCTCGACCCGGTCCGGGCCAGCCGCCTGGCCTCGGTGCAGAAGACCGACCATATCGCCAACATCGCCACCTGGCGCGACGATCTCGTCCGCGAGACCGCCGCCCTGGTCGGATTGGCGATGCCGGCTTCCGCCTCCCTGCCCGCCGTCACGACCGTGCCCGGGGCCTTCGAGGCCTACCTCCGCGGCCTCGGCCACCTGGCCCTCAGCTACGCCGAGGCCCAGGACCCGGCCTCGCCCGCCTGCGCCGAAGCCCTCGCCTCGGCCATAGCGGCCCTCGAGGAAGCGGTCCGCCTCGACCCCTCCTTCACGGAAGCTTCGATCGACCTGGCCGAAGCCTGCCGGATGAAGGCCGTCCCGGACAAGGACCCGGCCCCGGCCGCCCGGGCCGAGTCCCTCATCCGCGCGGTGCTGGCGACGAACGGCGGCCTGGCCCGCGCCCACCTCGTTCTCGGCGCGATCCTGCGTCGGCTCGGCCGAGACGCCGAGGCCCGCCCGGAGATCGAACGGGCCGTAGCCCTCGATCCCCTCTGCTACGACGCCCAGATCAGGCTGGCCTACGTCTACGAGGACGCGAACGAGCCGGCCAAGGCCGAGGCGGCCTACCGGGCCGCGATCAAGGCCCGGCCCGGCTACTGGGCCGGCCGGTCCTTCCTGGCGATCTTCCACTTCTATCGCGGCGACTACGTCCGGGCCAGGGAAGAGCTCGAGGCCGCCAGCCGCGACTGCCCCGGCAACATCGTCGTCCTCAACGACCTGGGAGCCGTGCACTTCAAGCTGGACGCCTATGACCGGGCCATCGCCGTCTTCGAGCGCTCCAACGCCATCAAGCGCAACCCCGACGCCTGCGGCAACCTGGCCACCCTCTACTACTACAGCGGCCGCTTCGCCGACTCGGTCAACATGAACGAGGCCTCGCTCGGCTTCGGGCCGAGCGTTTTCGCCTACGTCCTCTGGGGCAACCTGGGCGACGCTTACAGCTTCACCACGGGCAACGGCGACAAGGCTGACGCGGCCTACGGAAAAGCCATCGACCTGGCCGAGCAGGCCCTGGCCGCCGATCCCGGCAACGCCCGGGCCCGGGCCACCCTGGCCGTGGACCTGGCCAAGGCCAGGCAGGCGGCGCGCTCCCGCCGGGAGATCGAGGCCGTCCTGAAAGCCCGGCCCGGCGACACGGCCATCATGCAGCGGGCGGTCTTCGCCTTCGATCTCGTCGGGGACCGGCCGCGGGCCCTGGCGATCCTGCGCGAGTACGTCAAGCTCAAGGGCCCGATGGAAGAGATCGGCCGCGATCCGCTCCTGGCCGCCCTGCGCCGGGACCCCGGCTACGTCGCTATCACGTCGAAATGA
- a CDS encoding AbrB/MazE/SpoVT family DNA-binding domain-containing protein: protein MATAVTSAKGQVVIPKKERERVGLRPGMRVSVSVVEDHIEIRPLPDKPVEHFHGFYKKGASLTRALLGERRKERRHEDQKGA from the coding sequence ATGGCCACGGCCGTCACCTCCGCCAAGGGGCAGGTCGTCATTCCCAAGAAAGAGCGCGAGCGGGTGGGGCTCCGGCCCGGGATGCGCGTCTCGGTCTCGGTCGTGGAGGATCACATCGAGATCCGGCCCCTGCCGGACAAGCCGGTCGAGCACTTTCACGGGTTCTATAAAAAGGGCGCATCCCTGACCAGGGCCCTGCTGGGCGAACGGCGGAAGGAGCGCCGGCACGAAGATCAGAAAGGTGCCTGA
- the metK gene encoding methionine adenosyltransferase encodes MSEKYYFTSESVTEGHPDKICDQISDAILDDLLSQDPETHTAIEALTTTGTVHVAGEVTTDGYADVQKIVRRTLREIGYTDPRYGIDCEDAGVWVAIHAQSKDIARGVGKAEKRRQGAGDQGMMFGFACNETPELMPLPIMLAHRLTARLAEVRRHNAGHALGPDGKSQVTVEYRGGKPARLEAVVIAQQHIADLSERELRKLILEKVIRPVCGKYLDKKTKVFINATGRFVIGGPEGDTGVTGRKIIVDTYGGMGRHGGGCFSGKDPSKVDRSAAYACRYIAKNVVAAGLADRCEVQLSYAIGVPDPMAVFVDTFGTGKIPDEKIAGLIRKLFPLRPADIIDHLKLKRPIYKKTAAYGHFGRNDPDFTWEKTDKAAGLRTAAGLD; translated from the coding sequence ATGAGCGAAAAATATTATTTCACGAGCGAAAGCGTCACCGAAGGCCACCCTGACAAGATCTGCGACCAGATCAGCGACGCCATCCTGGACGACCTGCTCAGCCAGGATCCGGAAACCCATACGGCCATCGAGGCCCTGACGACGACCGGCACGGTCCACGTCGCCGGCGAGGTCACGACGGACGGCTACGCCGACGTCCAGAAGATCGTCCGGCGGACGCTCCGGGAGATCGGCTATACGGACCCGCGCTACGGCATCGACTGCGAGGACGCCGGCGTCTGGGTCGCCATCCACGCCCAGAGCAAGGACATAGCCCGCGGGGTCGGCAAGGCCGAGAAGCGGCGGCAGGGCGCGGGCGACCAGGGCATGATGTTCGGGTTCGCCTGCAACGAGACGCCGGAGCTGATGCCCCTGCCGATCATGCTCGCCCATCGGCTGACGGCCAGGCTGGCCGAGGTCCGGCGGCACAACGCCGGCCACGCCCTGGGGCCGGACGGCAAGAGCCAGGTCACGGTCGAATACCGCGGCGGCAAGCCGGCGCGGCTCGAGGCCGTGGTCATCGCCCAACAGCACATCGCCGACCTCTCGGAGCGCGAGCTGAGAAAGCTGATCCTGGAGAAGGTCATCCGGCCGGTGTGCGGCAAGTACCTCGACAAGAAGACCAAGGTCTTTATAAACGCGACCGGCCGGTTCGTCATCGGCGGGCCCGAGGGCGACACGGGCGTCACCGGCCGCAAGATCATCGTCGACACCTACGGCGGCATGGGCCGGCACGGCGGCGGCTGCTTCTCCGGGAAGGACCCGAGCAAGGTCGACCGGAGCGCCGCCTATGCCTGCCGCTACATCGCCAAGAACGTGGTCGCCGCCGGGCTGGCCGACCGGTGCGAGGTTCAGCTGTCGTACGCGATCGGCGTGCCCGATCCGATGGCCGTGTTCGTCGATACGTTCGGGACGGGCAAGATCCCGGACGAGAAGATCGCCGGGCTGATCAGGAAGCTCTTCCCGCTCCGGCCGGCCGACATCATCGACCACCTGAAGCTCAAGAGGCCGATCTACAAGAAGACGGCGGCGTACGGGCATTTCGGCCGCAACGATCCGGACTTCACCTGGGAGAAGACGGACAAGGCGGCCGGCCTGCGCACCGCCGCCGGCCTCGACTAG
- a CDS encoding ADP-ribosylglycohydrolase family protein encodes MIGAIAGDIIGSAYEFGRTKSKEFPLFGPKCTFTDDSVLTAAVAQAILTDGDYARALREFGRRHPGRGYGGLFQGWLMSPDPKPYNSWGNGSAMRAGPVGFAFDTVEDVLREAKRSAEFTHDHPEGIKGAQAAALAVFLARTEWDKDLIRTEITARFGYDLDRTVEGIRPGYRHYESCQKTVPEAVIAFIGSASYEDAIRNAVSLGGDADTLACIAGAIAEAFYGPVPAEIRAKVKEILSPDLWQVAETFCHKYKIV; translated from the coding sequence ATGATCGGTGCCATCGCCGGCGACATCATCGGTTCGGCATACGAGTTCGGCCGGACCAAGAGCAAGGAATTCCCCTTGTTCGGGCCGAAGTGCACGTTCACCGACGATTCCGTCCTGACCGCGGCCGTGGCCCAGGCCATCCTGACGGACGGGGACTACGCCCGGGCGCTCCGGGAGTTCGGCCGGCGCCACCCGGGCCGGGGCTACGGCGGCCTCTTCCAGGGCTGGCTCATGTCGCCCGACCCCAAGCCCTACAACAGCTGGGGGAACGGCTCGGCCATGAGGGCCGGCCCGGTCGGGTTCGCCTTCGATACGGTCGAGGACGTCCTGCGCGAGGCCAAGCGCTCCGCGGAGTTCACCCACGATCACCCCGAGGGGATCAAGGGGGCGCAGGCCGCGGCGCTGGCCGTCTTTCTGGCCCGGACTGAGTGGGACAAGGACCTTATCCGGACCGAGATCACGGCTCGCTTCGGCTACGACCTTGACCGCACGGTCGAGGGGATCCGCCCGGGCTATAGGCACTACGAATCGTGCCAGAAGACCGTGCCCGAGGCCGTCATCGCCTTCATCGGCTCGGCGTCATACGAGGACGCCATCCGGAACGCGGTCTCGCTCGGCGGCGACGCCGACACGCTGGCCTGCATCGCGGGCGCCATCGCGGAGGCCTTCTACGGCCCGGTCCCGGCCGAGATCCGGGCCAAGGTCAAGGAGATCCTGTCGCCGGACCTGTGGCAGGTCGCCGAGACGTTCTGTCATAAATATAAGATCGTCTAG
- a CDS encoding N-formylglutamate amidohydrolase yields the protein MIIHIPHASTDIPSDVRSSILLSDEELRHELLIMTDLYTNEVRIDPGLARVIVAPVSRLVVDVERFRNDADEPMSQAGMGAVYTSTHKGRELRTLTQETRQDLLGRYFDPHHRELARAARAALQGHGRCLIIDVHSFSDAPLPHEPTKEVPRPDVCLGTDPFHTPGILCAAARRFFEGRGLVVKENAPFAGTMVPTEFYKKDKRVSSIMVEMNRKWLSDPRTGARVSTTEGILAGLGEWIRYASGLMPGLV from the coding sequence TTGATCATCCATATCCCGCATGCCTCGACGGACATCCCGTCGGATGTCCGGTCGTCCATATTATTATCCGACGAGGAGCTGCGGCATGAGCTGCTGATCATGACGGACCTCTATACGAACGAGGTCCGGATCGACCCCGGTCTCGCCAGGGTGATCGTGGCGCCGGTGAGCCGGTTGGTCGTTGACGTCGAACGTTTTAGGAACGACGCCGACGAGCCGATGTCACAGGCCGGCATGGGGGCCGTTTACACGAGCACGCACAAGGGCCGGGAACTTCGGACGCTGACGCAGGAGACCAGGCAGGACCTCCTGGGAAGGTACTTTGATCCGCACCATCGGGAATTGGCCCGAGCGGCGCGGGCGGCTCTCCAGGGCCATGGCCGCTGCCTCATCATCGATGTCCATTCGTTCTCCGACGCGCCGCTCCCCCATGAGCCAACTAAAGAAGTCCCCCGCCCCGACGTCTGCCTGGGCACCGATCCGTTCCATACCCCGGGGATCCTGTGCGCCGCGGCTCGCAGGTTCTTCGAAGGACGTGGCCTTGTCGTGAAAGAGAATGCCCCTTTCGCCGGCACTATGGTTCCCACGGAGTTCTATAAAAAGGATAAACGGGTCTCGTCGATCATGGTTGAGATGAACCGGAAATGGCTATCGGATCCCCGGACCGGGGCCAGAGTCTCGACTACTGAAGGGATTTTGGCTGGCTTGGGCGAGTGGATCCGTTATGCTTCCGGGCTTATGCCCGGCCTGGTATGA
- a CDS encoding M3 family metallopeptidase, whose protein sequence is MRGRAMITLILSALAVIGATAACKSGATAADAAAAADADNPFFKPYGTPFNVPPFDLIRTEHFLPAIQEGIRREQAEVDAITADKAQPTFENTIAALDHAGIFLTEVDSVFSSLQSALTTKELQAVDRQTAPLLAAHADNISLDGKLFARVRAVYDQRQALGLNREELFLLENTYKNFVRGGALLDAAQKARFRELNQQLALLTVSFGENVLAETNAFRLIIDNRADLAGLPASVVAMAAAAAKQAGLPGGQWLFTIHVPSMTPFLTYSERRPLRERIHRAYFMKGDNDNEFDNKENVRKIAALRLERAKLLGYPSHAAYVLERNMAKTPEKVNEFLAKLWTPTLAKAREEAAALQALMDRDPKAGRGALASWDWWLYTERLRQQKYALDDEALRPYFKLDNVRDGIFALCGKLYGLKFIPRPELPRYHPDVQVFEVQEADGSHTGILYMDFHPRPGKRSGAWSGAFRRSYYERGVRVPPISTITCNFTAPAADAPALLSTDEVATFFHEFGHSLATLFSQSRFRTRTVARDSVELPSQIMEHWCFEPGLLALYARHYKTGEVIPAALVGKLEKSKLFNQGFLTAEYLAASILDMAWHTAADPGAADVRAFEKEAMDGIGLIPAIVPRYRSTYFSHIFSGGYSAGYYAYIWSEVLDCDAFEAFREKGVFDRATADSFRKNILEPFGTEDPMTQYVRFRGAEPKIDGLLRNRGLTVSK, encoded by the coding sequence CCTGATCAGGACCGAGCATTTCCTGCCGGCCATCCAGGAAGGCATCCGCCGCGAGCAGGCCGAGGTCGACGCCATCACGGCCGACAAGGCCCAGCCGACCTTCGAGAACACCATCGCCGCCCTCGACCACGCCGGGATCTTCCTCACCGAGGTTGACAGCGTCTTCAGCTCGCTCCAGAGCGCGCTGACGACCAAGGAGCTCCAGGCCGTCGACCGCCAGACGGCGCCCCTGCTGGCCGCCCACGCCGACAACATCTCCCTTGACGGGAAGCTCTTCGCCCGGGTCAGGGCCGTTTACGATCAGCGCCAGGCCCTCGGCCTCAACCGCGAGGAGCTCTTCCTCCTCGAGAACACCTACAAGAATTTCGTCCGCGGCGGCGCCCTCCTCGACGCCGCGCAGAAGGCCCGCTTCCGCGAGCTCAACCAGCAGCTCGCGCTGCTGACCGTCAGCTTCGGCGAGAACGTCCTGGCCGAGACGAACGCCTTCCGCCTGATCATCGACAACAGGGCCGACTTGGCCGGCCTGCCGGCCTCGGTCGTGGCCATGGCCGCGGCCGCCGCGAAGCAGGCCGGGCTCCCCGGCGGCCAGTGGCTCTTCACCATCCACGTCCCGAGCATGACTCCGTTCCTGACCTATTCCGAGCGCCGGCCCCTGCGCGAGAGGATCCACCGGGCCTACTTCATGAAGGGCGACAACGACAACGAGTTCGACAACAAGGAGAACGTGCGCAAGATCGCCGCCCTGCGCCTCGAGCGGGCCAAGCTCCTCGGTTACCCGAGCCACGCCGCTTACGTTCTTGAGCGCAACATGGCCAAGACGCCGGAGAAGGTCAACGAGTTCCTGGCCAAGCTCTGGACGCCCACCCTGGCCAAGGCCAGGGAAGAGGCGGCCGCGCTCCAGGCCCTGATGGACCGCGACCCGAAGGCCGGCCGGGGCGCGCTCGCCTCCTGGGACTGGTGGCTGTACACGGAGCGGCTGCGCCAGCAGAAGTACGCCCTCGACGACGAGGCCCTGCGGCCCTACTTCAAGCTCGACAACGTCCGCGACGGCATCTTCGCCCTCTGCGGCAAGCTCTACGGCCTGAAGTTCATCCCCCGGCCCGAGCTGCCCCGCTACCACCCGGACGTCCAGGTCTTCGAGGTCCAGGAGGCCGACGGCAGCCACACCGGCATCCTCTATATGGACTTCCACCCGCGGCCGGGCAAGCGCAGCGGGGCCTGGTCGGGGGCGTTCCGGCGCTCCTACTACGAGCGCGGCGTGCGCGTCCCGCCCATCTCGACCATCACCTGCAACTTCACCGCTCCTGCTGCCGACGCCCCGGCCCTGCTTTCTACCGACGAGGTCGCGACCTTCTTTCACGAGTTCGGGCATTCGCTGGCCACACTCTTCTCGCAGTCCCGCTTCCGGACGAGGACGGTGGCCCGCGACTCGGTCGAGCTGCCGTCGCAGATCATGGAGCACTGGTGCTTCGAGCCCGGGCTGCTGGCCCTCTACGCCAGGCACTACAAGACCGGCGAGGTCATCCCCGCGGCGCTCGTCGGGAAGCTCGAGAAGAGCAAGCTCTTCAACCAGGGCTTCCTGACCGCCGAGTACCTGGCCGCCTCGATCCTCGACATGGCCTGGCACACGGCCGCCGATCCCGGCGCCGCCGACGTTCGGGCCTTCGAAAAGGAGGCCATGGACGGGATCGGGCTCATCCCGGCCATCGTGCCCCGCTACCGCTCGACCTACTTCAGCCACATCTTCAGCGGCGGGTACTCGGCCGGCTACTACGCCTACATCTGGTCGGAGGTCCTTGACTGCGACGCCTTCGAAGCCTTCCGGGAGAAGGGTGTCTTCGACAGGGCCACGGCGGACTCGTTCCGCAAGAACATCCTCGAGCCCTTCGGCACCGAGGACCCGATGACCCAGTACGTGAGGTTCCGCGGCGCCGAGCCCAAGATCGACGGGCTGCTCAGGAACCGCGGCCTGACGGTGAGCAAATAA